From Nitrospinaceae bacterium, the proteins below share one genomic window:
- a CDS encoding TIGR00730 family Rossman fold protein codes for MRQVFGSGNDEQVFLEGPSSRKGELGFVFRMAKDFIKGFRVFHFVGPCITVFGSARIDEGHPYYELGRKVGAAVSDLGFTVMTGGGPGLMEAANRGAKEAGGRSVGCNISLPMEQAPNPYLDTWVDIHYFFIRKVFLFKYSYGFVGLPGGVGTMDEVFEAVTLIQTGKIAHFPIVLMGAEYWQPLIDFLKQMAEEGMISERDLKLFLVTDLIEEAVAHIEYYAREKFRLKKGRAPQPSRWLGEG; via the coding sequence ATGCGTCAGGTTTTCGGCTCGGGTAACGACGAGCAGGTTTTTTTGGAGGGCCCGAGTTCACGGAAAGGCGAGCTTGGCTTCGTGTTCCGGATGGCGAAGGACTTCATCAAGGGTTTTCGGGTGTTTCACTTCGTGGGCCCTTGTATCACCGTATTTGGCTCGGCCCGCATTGATGAGGGGCATCCCTATTACGAGCTTGGCCGCAAGGTGGGGGCCGCTGTCTCTGATCTTGGGTTCACGGTGATGACCGGCGGCGGGCCCGGCTTGATGGAGGCGGCCAACCGCGGGGCGAAGGAGGCAGGGGGAAGGTCGGTGGGCTGCAATATTTCGCTTCCCATGGAGCAGGCGCCCAACCCTTATCTCGACACCTGGGTGGACATTCATTATTTTTTCATCCGCAAGGTGTTTCTGTTCAAGTATTCCTACGGGTTTGTTGGCCTGCCCGGCGGGGTGGGGACGATGGACGAGGTGTTCGAGGCTGTCACCCTGATACAGACGGGCAAGATCGCGCACTTTCCAATTGTTTTGATGGGCGCGGAGTACTGGCAGCCTCTGATAGACTTTCTCAAGCAGATGGCCGAGGAGGGGATGATTTCGGAGCGCGATCTCAAACTTTTCCTGGTGACGGATTTGATCGAGGAGGCTGTGGCGCATATCGAGTATTATGCGCGGGAAAAGTTTCGTTTAAAAAAGGGCAGGGCACCCCAGCCGAGCCGGTGGCTGGGCGAGGGCTGA